One window of Nicotiana tomentosiformis chromosome 11, ASM39032v3, whole genome shotgun sequence genomic DNA carries:
- the LOC104105767 gene encoding probable sodium/metabolite cotransporter BASS4, chloroplastic yields MAMAGTLQILLLNPQNGRRAHLRTTQTHFPFSKISSNINRSQLLIRATSQHSNQGSGSGDQLPRATAKLNSNWVKPIWGFVSNNFLPLALIGGVALGLVNPTLGCLADRYYLSKISTFGIFIISGLTLRSDEIGAAAEAWPVGIFGLVSILFFTPLFSKIIMLLKLQPQEFVTGLAIFSCMPTTLSSGVALTRLAGGNSALALAMTLISNLLGILIVPFSISKLIAAGVGVSVPAEQLFRSLVFTLLVPLIIGKALRECFKSVAEFSDRNRKLLAMMSSLLLSLAPFIQVSRSRSLLLLVKPEVFLLAVVLGVLLHLILFAFNALALTLLSTTSTSFSKKENISALLIVASQKTLPVMVAVVEQLGNALGESGLLVLPCIAAHLNQIILDSLLVNFWLQKGRTDNLKTA; encoded by the exons ATGGCGATGGCGGGGACACTCCAAATCCTACTCCTCAACCCTCAAAATGGGCGGCGTGCTCATCTTCGGACGACCCAAACCCACTTCCCATTTTCCAAAATTAGCAGCAACATCAACAGGTCACAGCTTCTCATTAGAGCCACTTCACAACACTCAAATCAG GGAAGTGGTAGTGGAGACCAGCTTCCACGGGCTACCGCAAAATTAAACTCAAATTGGGTAAAACCAATTTGGGGTTTTGTATCAAACAATTTTTTGCCTTTAGCTTTAATTGGTGGAGTAGCATTAGGGCTTGTTAATCCTACACTGGGTTGTCTTGCTGATAGATATTATCTGTCCAAAATTAGTACCTTTGGGATATTTATAATCTCAGGTCTCACATTACGTAGTGATGAAATAGGTGCTGCTGCTGAAGCTTGGCCTGTTGGTATTTTTGGTCTTGTTTCCATTTTGTTCTTCACTCCTCTATTTTCCAAGATTATTATGCTGCTAAAGCTTCAACCTCAAGAATTCGTCACAGGGTTGGCAATATTTAGTTGTATGCCCACAACACTCTCTAGTGGAGTGGCACTAACTCGATTAGCAGGAGGAAACTCTGCTCTTGCTCTCGCGATGACATTAATATCCAACCTTTTAGGAATTCTGATTGTACCTTTTTCAATCTCCAAGCTCATAGCTGCTGGGGTTGGTGTGTCTGTCCCGGCTGAGCAGTTGTTTAGAAGCCTTGTTTTCACTCTTCTAGTTCCTCTTATCATAGGGAAGGCATTACGAGAATGTTTTAAAAGTGTGGCTGAGTTTTCTGATCGAAATCGTAAGCTTTTAGCAATGATGAGTTCTCTCCTCTTAAGTTTAGCGCCATTTATACAAGTGAGCAGATCGAGGTCACTGCTTTTATTGGTTAAGCCGGAAGTTTTTCTTCTGGCTGTTGTGTTAGGAGTGCTTTTGCATCTCATCCTCTTTGCTTTTAATGCTCTGGCATTAACATTACTTTCCACTACTTCAACATCTTtttcaaagaaggaaaatattagTGCTCTTTTAATTGTTGCAAGCCAGAAAACGTTGCCTGTAATGGTAGCAGTTGTGGAACAGCTCGGTAATGCTCTTGGTGAATCTGGTTTACTGGTTCTTCCCTGCATAGCAGCACATTTGAACCAGATCATCTTGGACTCTTTGTTGGTGAACTTTTGGCTTCAAAAAGGGCGAACGGATAATTTGAAGACTGCTTAA